In Homo sapiens chromosome 11, GRCh38.p14 Primary Assembly, one DNA window encodes the following:
- the MRPL21 gene encoding large ribosomal subunit protein bL21m isoform a (isoform a is encoded by transcript variant 1), whose protein sequence is MIVTGQYGRLFAVVHFASRQWKVTSEDLILIGNELDLACGERIRLEKVLLVGADNFTLLGKPLLGKDLVRVEATVIEKTESWPRIIMRFRKRKNFKKKRIVTTPQTVLRINSIEIAPCLL, encoded by the exons ATGATCGTCACGGGGCAGTATGGCAGGCTCTTTGCCGTGGTGCACTTTGCCAGCCGCCAGTGGAAGGTGACCTCTGAAGACCTGATCTTAATTGGAAATGAACTAGACCTTGCGTGTGGAGAGAGAATTCGACTGGAGAAG GTCCTGCTGGTTGGGGCAGACAACTTCACGCTGCTTGGCAAGCCACTCCTCGG aaAGGATCTTGTTCGAGTAGAAGCCACAGTCATTGAAAAGACAGAATCATGGCCAAGAATCATTATGAgattcaggaaaaggaaaaacttcaagaagaaaagaa TCGTCACGACCCCGCAGACTGTCCTCCGGATAAACAGCATTGAGATTGCTCCGTGTTTGTTGTGA
- the MRPL21 gene encoding large ribosomal subunit protein bL21m isoform d (isoform d is encoded by transcript variant 4), whose protein sequence is MAASSLTVTLGRLASACSHSILRPSGPGAASLWSASRRFNSQSTSYLPGYVPKTSLSSPPWPEVVLPDPVEETRHHAEVVKKVNEMIVTGQYGRLFAVVHFASRQWKVTSEDLILIGNELDLACGERIRLEKVLLVGADNFTLLGKPLLGKDLVRVEATVIEKTESWPRIIMRFRKRKNFKKKRIVTTPQTVLRINSIEIAPCLL, encoded by the exons ATGGCAGCATCTTCCCTGACGGTCACCTTAGGGCGGCTGGCGTCCGCGTGCAGCCACAGCATCCTGAGACCTTCGGGGCCCGGAGCAG cctccctttgGTCTGCTTCTCGAAGGTTCAATTCACAGAGCACTTCATATCTACCAGG ATATGTTCCTAAAACATCCCTGagttcaccaccttggccagaaGTTGTTCTGCCAGACCCAGTTGAGGAGACCAGACACCATGCAG AGGTCGTGAAGAAGGTGAATGAGATGATCGTCACGGGGCAGTATGGCAGGCTCTTTGCCGTGGTGCACTTTGCCAGCCGCCAGTGGAAGGTGACCTCTGAAGACCTGATCTTAATTGGAAATGAACTAGACCTTGCGTGTGGAGAGAGAATTCGACTGGAGAAG GTCCTGCTGGTTGGGGCAGACAACTTCACGCTGCTTGGCAAGCCACTCCTCGG aaAGGATCTTGTTCGAGTAGAAGCCACAGTCATTGAAAAGACAGAATCATGGCCAAGAATCATTATGAgattcaggaaaaggaaaaacttcaagaagaaaagaa TCGTCACGACCCCGCAGACTGTCCTCCGGATAAACAGCATTGAGATTGCTCCGTGTTTGTTGTGA
- the MRPL21 gene encoding large ribosomal subunit protein bL21m isoform X1: MAASSLTVTLGRLASACSHSILRPSGPGAASLWSASRRFNSQSTSYLPGYVPKTSLSSPPWPEVVLPDPVEETRHHAEVVKKVNEMIVTGQYGRLFAVVHFASRQWKVTSEDLILIGNELDLACGERIRLEKVLLVGADNFTLLGKPLLGKDLVRVEATVIEKTESWPRIIMRFRKRKNFKKKRSKLEKVPLGPVARCWLPRRMRTEGVGHVGLGTGSPGRSQPGCHCPLATLILEGAPRGSSLAPLLLHAPRVTPPRSPSPPRSARDPTSLPFSSTLRA; encoded by the exons ATGGCAGCATCTTCCCTGACGGTCACCTTAGGGCGGCTGGCGTCCGCGTGCAGCCACAGCATCCTGAGACCTTCGGGGCCCGGAGCAG cctccctttgGTCTGCTTCTCGAAGGTTCAATTCACAGAGCACTTCATATCTACCAGG ATATGTTCCTAAAACATCCCTGagttcaccaccttggccagaaGTTGTTCTGCCAGACCCAGTTGAGGAGACCAGACACCATGCAG AGGTCGTGAAGAAGGTGAATGAGATGATCGTCACGGGGCAGTATGGCAGGCTCTTTGCCGTGGTGCACTTTGCCAGCCGCCAGTGGAAGGTGACCTCTGAAGACCTGATCTTAATTGGAAATGAACTAGACCTTGCGTGTGGAGAGAGAATTCGACTGGAGAAG GTCCTGCTGGTTGGGGCAGACAACTTCACGCTGCTTGGCAAGCCACTCCTCGG aaAGGATCTTGTTCGAGTAGAAGCCACAGTCATTGAAAAGACAGAATCATGGCCAAGAATCATTATGAgattcaggaaaaggaaaaacttcaagaagaaaagaagtaagttAGAGAAAGTACCGCTGGGCCCTGTTGCACGGTGCTGGTTGCCCAGGCGCATGCGGACGGAGGGTGTGGGGCACGTGGGTCTCGGGACAGGaagcccaggcaggtctcaaccTGGCTGCCACTGCCCACTTGCCACCCTCATCCTAGAGGGAGCACCCAGAGGGTCCAGCCTCGCTCCCCTTCTCCTCCACGCTCCACGCGTGACCCCACCTCGCTCCCCTTCTCCTCCACGCTCCGCACGTGACCCCACCTCGctccccttctcctccacccTCCGCGCGTGA